In Pelosinus sp. UFO1, one genomic interval encodes:
- a CDS encoding biopolymer transporter ExbD, with the protein MKLRSLRVENQPELMIIPMIDIIFFLLVFFMISTLSMVEQHTIPVNLPQASAVKQEIPRTVNVTVMQNGQILFDQEEIPLPLLAKRVGIELLKQPDNVFVLRADKQVEYGKVITVLDELKQAGAHKVSVATEQKGR; encoded by the coding sequence ATGAAATTGCGTAGTTTACGGGTAGAAAATCAACCAGAATTGATGATTATCCCTATGATTGATATTATTTTCTTTCTCCTAGTTTTCTTTATGATTAGCACCTTATCTATGGTAGAGCAACATACCATTCCTGTGAATTTACCCCAGGCTTCAGCAGTTAAGCAAGAGATCCCCAGAACTGTCAACGTCACGGTAATGCAAAATGGGCAAATCCTATTTGATCAAGAAGAAATTCCACTGCCTCTACTTGCAAAACGGGTTGGCATAGAATTACTGAAACAACCAGACAACGTCTTCGTACTGCGCGCAGATAAACAAGTAGAATACGGCAAGGTGATTACTGTATTAGATGAATTAAAGCAAGCAGGTGCCCATAAAGTGTCTGTGGCTACAGAACAGAAAGGAAGGTAG
- a CDS encoding TonB-dependent receptor — translation MPVKMSEVAANVTVITQEEIEKGGFTSVPDILSKSNVDLRTNGNNTVPVLNGDDRVLILVDGRRMNWDHLVISGNSHAGVNLDVLPVKNIERIEIVRGPASSLYGSDAVGGIINIITRKAKTASTSISSEFGSWGLRHYSLTTEGKENGFGYLITAEKKKRNNFEYKNAKTGKTETSRDSQVDQEYMTMKLDKELSNGNSLSLDVEHGDDESGFGNPNGNPLFQYPGGYRKIVDNNVALTYHYGQYKGAENFFRVYRNTSEQEYFKSLNSVANLYANGFNWQENWQLSKGHTLTGGVDWREEHIDDKASINKGYTNKALFLENRWLLANNWSVTAGTRYDDHSIVGDNYSSRITVNRELNPTTNVYASWGQYVKNPTIAELFSNTQYWIGNPNLKPEEGTTTTLGVNTKLGDGTKLQASIYSSRLKNALEWKGFWPLPDPGYYYNVSNEKRQGLDLNLTRQLSPQWNVGVGYTYSKTEIKDSTSTDFVNYDRNSQPNGYRLNVQYDQDKWDASLTLRSATGRSLKEYTSKSYVTLDLIANYKITPETRVYLKGYNLTNRAYELSSSNGYGDPGTYPMPGRNFYLGVEHRM, via the coding sequence ATGCCCGTAAAAATGTCAGAGGTTGCAGCCAATGTCACCGTCATCACCCAGGAAGAAATTGAAAAAGGCGGCTTCACTAGCGTGCCTGATATACTAAGCAAAAGTAATGTTGACCTACGAACAAATGGCAATAATACCGTCCCCGTTCTCAATGGAGATGATCGTGTATTAATCCTAGTAGATGGTCGCAGAATGAATTGGGATCACCTTGTTATAAGTGGAAACAGCCATGCTGGAGTAAATCTCGATGTCTTACCCGTAAAGAATATTGAGCGTATTGAAATTGTCCGTGGCCCTGCTTCTTCTTTATATGGTAGTGACGCTGTCGGAGGCATTATTAATATCATTACTCGCAAAGCAAAAACCGCCAGTACTTCAATTTCATCCGAATTTGGCAGTTGGGGCTTACGCCACTATAGCCTGACTACCGAAGGCAAAGAAAATGGATTTGGTTATCTGATTACAGCAGAAAAGAAAAAACGGAATAATTTTGAATATAAGAATGCCAAAACCGGTAAAACGGAGACTAGTCGGGATAGTCAGGTTGATCAAGAATATATGACGATGAAGTTAGATAAAGAACTCAGCAATGGAAATTCTCTTTCTCTAGATGTAGAACATGGAGATGATGAATCTGGCTTTGGTAATCCAAATGGAAACCCTCTTTTCCAATACCCAGGTGGTTACCGTAAGATAGTAGATAATAACGTTGCACTAACTTACCATTATGGGCAGTACAAGGGAGCTGAAAATTTCTTCCGTGTATATCGCAACACATCCGAACAAGAATATTTTAAGTCCTTAAACTCCGTCGCTAATCTTTATGCTAACGGCTTTAATTGGCAAGAAAACTGGCAACTTAGCAAAGGTCATACTCTAACTGGTGGTGTAGATTGGCGTGAAGAACATATCGATGACAAAGCATCCATTAATAAAGGCTATACAAATAAAGCACTCTTCCTAGAAAATCGTTGGCTATTAGCGAATAACTGGTCGGTGACCGCCGGGACGCGCTATGACGATCATAGTATCGTTGGCGATAATTATAGCTCACGTATTACGGTAAATCGAGAACTAAACCCTACTACTAATGTCTATGCTTCGTGGGGACAATATGTAAAAAATCCTACAATCGCAGAACTTTTTAGCAATACCCAATACTGGATTGGCAATCCAAATCTTAAACCGGAAGAAGGAACTACAACTACTCTAGGTGTCAATACCAAACTAGGAGATGGGACAAAACTGCAAGCCAGTATTTACAGCAGTCGCCTCAAAAATGCTCTAGAATGGAAAGGTTTTTGGCCTCTACCTGATCCTGGCTACTACTATAATGTTAGTAATGAAAAAAGACAAGGACTGGACCTAAATCTGACGCGTCAATTATCACCTCAATGGAACGTAGGAGTCGGTTACACTTACTCTAAGACTGAAATTAAGGACAGTACATCAACCGATTTTGTGAACTATGACCGTAATAGTCAACCAAATGGTTATCGTTTGAATGTACAGTACGATCAAGATAAGTGGGATGCCAGTCTTACACTACGGAGTGCAACAGGCCGCAGTTTGAAAGAGTATACATCTAAATCCTATGTAACTCTTGATCTGATAGCCAACTATAAAATCACTCCTGAAACCCGTGTTTACCTCAAAGGCTATAACTTAACGAATAGGGCTTATGAGTTAAGCTCTTCCAATGGCTACGGTGATCCTGGGACCTATCCAATGCCAGGACGAAACTTCTACCTGGGTGTAGAACACCGCATGTAA
- a CDS encoding energy transducer TonB yields MAYHLRWRRAVIVSFFCHIFFFAGAGYLSAQLLATPLPPEQYVELELMNESQETARDSVITNRSIAPTPLSPSNPSLAKTEQPASTPTPSVSTSALSMVTTDASPLGNTSGSEEATGSSEATTPSSSSGPSSGSKGKSGGIIPPSILSKADPSYPQSARQGGLEGTVVLKVQILETGRAGNISISRSSGHEILDDAAIAALREWRFAPAKDRDSGLAISCYTTLPISFRLH; encoded by the coding sequence ATGGCATATCATCTACGCTGGCGAAGAGCCGTCATAGTCTCTTTTTTCTGCCATATTTTCTTTTTTGCAGGTGCCGGTTATTTATCAGCCCAATTGTTAGCTACACCATTACCTCCAGAACAATATGTAGAATTAGAGTTAATGAATGAATCTCAAGAAACTGCTAGGGATTCTGTTATAACAAATAGGTCAATAGCGCCTACGCCTTTGTCGCCTTCGAATCCGTCCCTTGCTAAAACGGAACAGCCGGCCTCCACACCAACTCCTAGCGTATCTACGTCTGCTTTGTCTATGGTGACAACGGATGCCTCTCCCCTCGGCAATACTAGCGGTAGTGAAGAAGCAACTGGTTCCTCTGAAGCCACTACTCCTAGTAGCAGTAGTGGTCCCAGTTCAGGTAGTAAAGGAAAATCAGGAGGCATTATCCCGCCCAGCATTTTAAGTAAGGCAGATCCATCTTATCCTCAATCGGCACGGCAAGGAGGCCTAGAAGGTACCGTTGTTCTTAAGGTACAAATTTTAGAGACTGGCCGTGCAGGCAATATCTCCATCTCTCGTTCCTCGGGACATGAAATTCTAGATGATGCGGCTATAGCAGCTTTAAGAGAGTGGCGTTTTGCTCCCGCCAAAGATCGTGATAGCGGCCTTGCTATATCATGTTATACGACTTTACCAATTTCTTTCCGTTTACATTGA
- a CDS encoding ABC transporter ATP-binding protein: MDLALNNINIELGDKQIIQDVSMSVERGEFVGIIGPNGSGKSTLLRTIYRIIEPTNGTILFDGQNLKNVKLSESAKKMGVVGQFNSMSFDFTVFEMVMMGRTPHKSLLGADKPEDYEIALEAIRKVGMENQVNRNFSTLSGGEKQRIILARALAQQPKLLVLDEPTNHLDIKYQLQILSIVKSLGIGVLAALHDLSLAAMYCSKLYVMKDGQLITSGAPNKILTPKLVREVYEIECDIKENPDTGYLAITYYPDCQFVSSL; the protein is encoded by the coding sequence ATGGATCTAGCACTAAACAATATCAATATAGAACTTGGTGATAAACAGATTATCCAAGATGTCTCTATGTCTGTGGAAAGAGGCGAGTTTGTCGGGATTATCGGACCTAACGGCAGCGGCAAGTCAACCTTATTGCGCACCATTTATCGAATCATAGAACCGACTAATGGCACTATCCTTTTTGATGGACAGAATCTCAAAAACGTAAAATTATCGGAATCGGCAAAAAAAATGGGGGTCGTAGGACAATTTAATAGTATGAGTTTTGACTTTACCGTTTTTGAAATGGTCATGATGGGACGCACTCCCCACAAAAGCTTACTTGGTGCGGATAAACCGGAAGATTATGAAATTGCTCTAGAAGCCATTCGAAAAGTGGGTATGGAAAACCAAGTAAACCGCAATTTTTCAACCTTGTCCGGTGGGGAGAAACAACGTATTATACTTGCCCGCGCCTTGGCTCAACAACCAAAACTACTGGTATTGGATGAACCAACGAATCACCTCGATATTAAGTATCAATTACAGATTCTTTCTATTGTAAAGTCATTAGGCATTGGCGTCTTAGCTGCCTTACATGACCTTAGTCTCGCAGCAATGTACTGTAGTAAATTGTATGTAATGAAAGATGGACAACTAATAACAAGCGGGGCACCTAACAAAATCCTTACACCAAAGCTTGTCCGTGAAGTATATGAAATAGAATGTGATATCAAAGAAAATCCTGATACTGGCTATTTAGCAATCACTTACTATCCTGATTGCCAGTTTGTCTCTTCGCTGTAA
- a CDS encoding MotA/TolQ/ExbB proton channel family protein gives MEFLSQCLSLFHKGGPVMYLLVVCSFAVITIAMERFLYYKSVSTDTQTFLTKLQPLLERQRTTEAIQLCEKMPKVVSQVALEGLKAFQRGSNVENALESAAQLSAARLRESLNFLSAIVTLSPLFGLLGTVIGMINSFSVFNLQAGQPMAITGGVGEALIATATGLIVAVMALLAHTYFCHRLDKFVTDMEQVCATTINYLLAKKTVRRENHEIA, from the coding sequence ATGGAATTTTTATCACAATGTCTAAGTCTATTTCACAAGGGTGGTCCCGTTATGTACCTCCTTGTAGTATGTTCATTTGCTGTAATCACCATTGCAATGGAGCGTTTTTTATATTATAAGAGTGTCTCTACGGATACCCAAACCTTTCTTACCAAACTGCAACCTTTACTGGAACGGCAACGCACTACGGAAGCAATACAATTATGCGAAAAGATGCCAAAAGTAGTGAGCCAAGTAGCATTAGAAGGATTAAAAGCATTTCAACGAGGCAGTAATGTAGAAAATGCGTTAGAAAGCGCAGCGCAATTATCTGCTGCAAGATTGCGAGAATCTTTGAATTTTCTTAGTGCCATCGTTACTCTCTCCCCCCTATTTGGACTATTAGGTACGGTAATTGGTATGATCAATTCCTTTAGCGTATTTAATTTGCAGGCAGGTCAACCTATGGCAATTACTGGTGGTGTAGGCGAAGCATTGATTGCGACTGCTACAGGTTTAATTGTTGCCGTTATGGCGTTACTTGCTCATACTTACTTTTGTCATCGTTTGGATAAGTTTGTTACTGACATGGAACAGGTGTGCGCAACAACCATTAATTACTTATTAGCTAAAAAAACAGTGCGGAGAGAAAATCATGAAATTGCGTAG
- a CDS encoding ABC transporter substrate-binding protein, whose product MKKIKGNLLLVFLWLLLALSLAACSPLKTTPPPASQPTAAQSNGSYYPLTIANYDTNEKEVSYTYKKAPERVIITHPGATELMLELGLEDHILSTVAPYGATLDRLAAKYAKLNILKAQYDPSQEELVEMQPDMLIGWAHQFTSHGLGEVKTWQNRDVATFILQSTLTKTKPTLENTVYASISDLGSIFNIQMKADEYIGQAKMRVASVEKSVKDIKQKKTVLVLQDHLNGTFSLYDNHYLISHMITLAGGINLCQDPASFVGAEKVLGFDPDFILVVSSSREDSTKDMTDKEAIESLQKIKELQSMRAIRTGSIINLPFFTVNNGGVRTIDAIEKIAKSLYPNHFH is encoded by the coding sequence ATGAAAAAAATCAAAGGTAACCTACTCCTTGTCTTTCTATGGTTGCTCCTAGCATTGTCCCTTGCTGCTTGCAGTCCGCTAAAGACAACTCCCCCTCCTGCATCACAACCGACAGCTGCCCAATCAAATGGCTCTTACTATCCCCTTACGATTGCCAATTATGATACAAATGAAAAGGAAGTTTCCTATACCTATAAAAAAGCACCAGAAAGAGTCATCATTACCCATCCTGGTGCAACGGAGCTTATGTTAGAACTAGGTCTAGAAGATCATATACTATCAACTGTAGCCCCATATGGAGCGACCTTAGATCGTTTAGCTGCAAAGTATGCTAAACTTAATATTCTCAAGGCCCAATACGACCCATCCCAAGAGGAACTAGTCGAAATGCAGCCCGACATGCTTATTGGTTGGGCCCATCAATTTACTTCTCACGGCTTAGGTGAGGTAAAAACTTGGCAAAACAGAGACGTTGCCACCTTTATCTTGCAAAGTACGTTAACTAAAACCAAGCCTACACTAGAAAATACAGTTTATGCCTCTATTTCCGATCTTGGCAGCATCTTTAATATACAAATGAAAGCAGATGAATATATCGGGCAAGCAAAAATGCGTGTAGCCAGTGTAGAGAAATCTGTCAAAGATATCAAGCAGAAGAAAACAGTCCTCGTATTACAAGATCACCTGAATGGTACTTTCTCTTTGTATGACAATCACTATCTGATTAGCCATATGATTACTCTTGCTGGTGGTATAAACCTCTGTCAAGATCCGGCTTCCTTTGTCGGAGCAGAAAAGGTTTTGGGCTTTGATCCTGATTTTATTTTAGTGGTCTCCTCCAGTAGAGAGGATAGTACAAAAGATATGACGGATAAAGAAGCTATAGAAAGTCTGCAAAAAATCAAAGAACTACAGAGTATGAGAGCCATTCGAACAGGAAGTATCATCAACTTACCCTTCTTCACTGTTAACAACGGTGGAGTACGTACCATTGATGCGATAGAAAAAATCGCAAAATCATTGTATCCTAACCACTTCCACTAA
- a CDS encoding FecCD family ABC transporter permease, giving the protein MITLSAATLLSILLAVSLGTVQIAPEESYRILLYKMFNYNVGDFISQVSPSHMDIIWQIRLPRVLMSVILGAGLAMCGTVMQATVQNPLAEPSILGISAGAALGATFSILIGGTSEIFFGFGTAFWAFLGALGASFFVLVLSGIGSQMSTVKMVLSGAIASALFIALSNFIIYMSSNAEGMRTVTFWTMGSLAAAKWDNLALPAIGVGLCCLFFLFQSRMLNTLLLGEEAAITLGVNLVKIRRIYLLLTALTTGLIVSTCGIFGFVGLVIPHIVRGLVGPDHRRLMPGTILVGGIFLTWADVLARVLLKSGELPIGIITSLIGAPFFMYILFKHSFDFGSK; this is encoded by the coding sequence ATGATAACCCTAAGTGCCGCCACTTTACTTTCCATCTTACTGGCAGTTTCTTTAGGAACGGTACAAATTGCCCCAGAAGAATCCTATCGCATCCTACTATATAAAATGTTTAACTATAATGTAGGCGATTTTATCAGTCAAGTATCTCCCTCTCATATGGATATCATATGGCAGATTCGTTTACCCCGGGTTTTAATGTCTGTTATTCTTGGTGCTGGTTTGGCCATGTGTGGCACAGTAATGCAAGCTACTGTTCAAAACCCTTTGGCCGAGCCTTCTATCTTAGGTATTTCCGCTGGCGCTGCCTTAGGTGCTACTTTTTCCATTTTAATTGGCGGTACCTCAGAAATATTCTTTGGTTTTGGCACGGCATTTTGGGCTTTTTTAGGCGCATTGGGTGCTTCCTTCTTTGTTTTGGTATTATCGGGTATCGGCAGTCAAATGTCTACGGTCAAAATGGTCTTATCCGGTGCCATTGCCAGTGCTTTATTTATAGCCCTCTCCAACTTTATTATTTACATGTCGAGCAATGCAGAAGGTATGCGTACCGTCACTTTTTGGACGATGGGCTCACTTGCTGCTGCCAAATGGGATAATCTGGCCTTGCCAGCCATAGGTGTTGGTCTTTGCTGTTTATTTTTTCTTTTTCAATCTCGTATGCTCAATACCTTGCTCCTTGGCGAGGAAGCTGCGATTACCTTAGGAGTTAATTTAGTAAAAATCCGCCGAATTTATTTATTGCTTACAGCCTTAACCACTGGGCTCATCGTTTCTACTTGTGGTATCTTCGGTTTTGTTGGATTAGTCATTCCCCATATAGTCCGGGGCTTGGTAGGACCGGATCACAGACGTTTAATGCCCGGTACCATCCTGGTTGGAGGCATTTTTCTGACTTGGGCTGATGTATTGGCCCGCGTCCTCTTAAAAAGTGGCGAATTGCCCATCGGTATTATCACATCCCTAATTGGCGCGCCTTTTTTTATGTATATTCTTTTTAAACATTCTTTTGATTTTGGAAGTAAGTAG